One Corynebacterium matruchotii genomic window, AAAAGTTATTTCCGCTGGATAGGGCCCATTATGGTATAAATGGTTGTGATAAACCCACGGAATTATGACATTGGTCTCACCAGACCCGCCTACCTGGGGGTGATTTGGTCGCTACTGTTGAAAACGGAACCAAATATGACAGGAGGATTTAATGTCCAAAGTGGAAATCCCGGGACTTGTAGGCGAGGCTCCCACTAAGAATGAAGCATTGTTGCATTGGATTGCTGATGCTGCGAAATTACTCACGCCTGACGAGGTGGTCTTTGCCGACGGCTCACGAGAAGAATGGGACCGTGTTTCCCAAAAGTTAGTGGATTCCGGAACCCTCATTCGTCTGAACGACGAAAAGCGCCCCAATTCGTTCCTGGCCCGCTCCAACCCCTCTGACGTGGCTCGGGTTGAATCACGGACATTCATTTGCTCAGCCACCGAAGAAGGCGCCGGACCCACCAACCACTGGGTCGACCCGGATAAAATGAAAGCGGAAATGACCGAACATTTCCGGGGCAGCATGCGGGGCCGCACCATGTATGTGGTGCCGTTTGGCATGGGGCCGCTTGATAGCGACGACCCCAAGATCGGTGTGCAGCTGACGGACTCCGAATATGTGGTCATGTCCATGCGCATCATGACCCGCATGGGGCAGGCCGCGCTTGACCGTCTGGGCGACGGCGAATTCGTGCGATGCCTCCACTCCGTGGGTCATCCCCTAGAGCCGGGCCAAAAGGATGTGACGTGGCCCTGCAATGACACCAAGTACATCACCCACTTCCCAGAAACCAAAGAGATTTGGTCCTATGGTTCCGGCTATGGCGGCAATGCCATCCTGGCTAAGAAGTGCTTTGCCCTGCGTATCGCCTCCATTATGGCTAAGGAAGAAGGCTGGATGGCGGAGCACATGCTCATCCTGAAGCTCACCTCTCCTGAGGGCAAGAGCTATGGTGTGGCCGCAGCCTTCCCGTCGGCATGCGGCAAGACAAACCTTGCCATGATTACCCCCACTATTCCCGGCTGGAAGGCCGAAGTGGTGGGCGACGATATCGCTTGGATGCACCTGCGGGCGGATGGTTTGTACGCCATTAACCCCGAAAACGGGTTCTTCGGTGTGGCCCCTGGTACGAACTACGATTCGAACCCCATTGCCATGCGCACCATGGAACCGGGCAACACCATGTTCACCAACGTTGCCATGACCGACGATGGCGACATTTGGTGGGAAGGCATGACCAAGGAAAAGCCAGCTCACCTCATCGACTGGCATGGTAATGACTGGACCCCTGAATCCGATACTGATGCCGCTCACCCGAACTCCCGTTATGCGGTTCCGATTGAACAATGCCCGATCGTCGCACCCGAGTTCGAAGACGCTCATGGCATTAAGATCGACGCCATTCTGTTCGGTGGCCGCCGCCCCGACACCGTGCCGCTGGTGACGGAATCCTTCAGCTGGAACCATGGCACCATGATCGGCTCCCTGCTGTCCTCCGGCCAGACGGCTGCCGCCGAAGGCAAGGTTGGTGCCCTGCGCCACGACCCCATGGCCATGCTGCCGTTCATTGGCTACAACGCTGGCGACTACCTTCAGCACTGGGTGGACATGGGCAAGAA contains:
- a CDS encoding phosphoenolpyruvate carboxykinase (GTP) — its product is MSKVEIPGLVGEAPTKNEALLHWIADAAKLLTPDEVVFADGSREEWDRVSQKLVDSGTLIRLNDEKRPNSFLARSNPSDVARVESRTFICSATEEGAGPTNHWVDPDKMKAEMTEHFRGSMRGRTMYVVPFGMGPLDSDDPKIGVQLTDSEYVVMSMRIMTRMGQAALDRLGDGEFVRCLHSVGHPLEPGQKDVTWPCNDTKYITHFPETKEIWSYGSGYGGNAILAKKCFALRIASIMAKEEGWMAEHMLILKLTSPEGKSYGVAAAFPSACGKTNLAMITPTIPGWKAEVVGDDIAWMHLRADGLYAINPENGFFGVAPGTNYDSNPIAMRTMEPGNTMFTNVAMTDDGDIWWEGMTKEKPAHLIDWHGNDWTPESDTDAAHPNSRYAVPIEQCPIVAPEFEDAHGIKIDAILFGGRRPDTVPLVTESFSWNHGTMIGSLLSSGQTAAAEGKVGALRHDPMAMLPFIGYNAGDYLQHWVDMGKKGGDKMPKVFLVNWFRRGDDGRFLWPGFGDNSRVLKWIVDRIEGKVEANKTVVGNTARAEDLDLNGIDSPLADVEEALSAPAKDWAKDLDDNEAYLKFLGDKVPSEVHEEFAALRKRIEDAL